The sequence GTTGGTACAGCAGGCACACGTTGGCACCTCCTTGTTCCACCTCTATGACTCACTTCACTGGCACTTATCCGCACAAAATGAACGAGGATTACACTGAGATTTCTAGAAATGTTAACAAGAACAGCAACACCAAACATGGACGCCTCAGTAATGAACCAGTGTTGGGCCTGTGgcggatgagatgatgagatggtGTGCATAAAGTGGACGGTGAATTGTGTGCATTATATAATGTCACTGTTAAGGATAATGTCACTGTTAAGGATAAGTGCACCTGGACCAATATCAACCTAATTTATCAATACTGCATTGGTTGTCCTTTCCTCGTCAATTACCATTATTCCATTAACAGTCACAAATCAGAGGAATGCAGTcataatgagatttttttttttgggagggggggtttcccagtttcccccccaattgtacccggccaattaccccactcttctgagccgtcccagtcactgctccaccctctaccgatccagggagggctgcagactaccacacgcctcctccgatacatgtggagtcgccagccgcttctcacctggcagtgagtttcaccaggggatgtagcacgtgggaggatcacgctattccccccagttccccctcccctctgaacaggcgccctgaccgaccagaggaggcgctagtgcagcgactaggacacatacccacatccagcttcccacccgcagacacagccaattgtgtctgtagggacacccgaccaagccggaggtaacacggggtttcgaacccgcgattcccatattggtaggcaaaggaatagacccctacgctacccggacgcccctatgatGAGATGTTGATATAGACATGAGGCTCCATTAGATGTTGACAAAACTATTTCCAAGCGAGGGAATCCTGCTGTTACACTAGGCATACGTTGGTATTTGCTAGTATGTATATGCTACACTATTAGTTCCCCAGTTATCCACATGTAGTATTTCAGACAAGAAAGTACctttactttgaaaaaattaaCATGGATCACAGGGATAAGCATAAGTGGGTTGCAAAAAAATACCCACTTACAACATCAAGACAATATTTTAACAGTACAAatcatacatttaaaaaaaaaagacaggtttAACAGACAATAAAAATCCACTCTGTTGGCCATGCAGGCTGTCTTAGCTCATAGTATTTAGTCAGGCGTTAGCTCTTTATATTTACTACGTAGTACACATTGTGTAATGCTTTACACAAAAGTTGTCCACGATGTAAAATCATCATGAGCACCGTTTAAAAAGAAGTTTTATAATAAGTCACTGGAGCTTTCCACAATGAACAGCTATCTAAACTACGTAGTACCTGATGACAGCGTAAACTGTAATGATATCATCATGCTTCGTCATTGTTAGCGTcgacttaaaaaaataaaaatgaaaccaGTCTCATAATTTAAAATGGACCAATAGAAAACCTTGTATACGCAAAGCGAATCAGTGGGTCTTATGTTAAAACAGATAGTACAAAATATACACAGTACATCTCAATGGGTACAGCAACATGaaatcattatatatatatatgtccataCACAGTCAAATTTTAGCTGACTTTGgtcataaaaacatttttttttctcagaacACCCAGATTTTCCTGAATTTTGGAAATTGTAAAATTAACAAAAATGCAGCAAACACACAGAACTGTTTTTGCAGAACCCGATAAGAACCACgagggaactttttttttttttcattcatgaaGAAAATATCAAAAGGCACTTCAAAAAGGTCTAAGAATCAAAAAATGTTCTTGTACAGTATGAAAGAAAGCAAAAAATATACATAGACCTGCAAAGGTGCAAGCGCTTCATCTAAAGTAAAGTACATCCATCAGCGGAGAGAAGTGGCGGGAGAGCATCTGACTGTGCAGCAGGTCCCCAGGTCAGTTCACCTCCATTCAGACATTTGATTCCCACAATGAGTAGAATGGCGTCGACCCTGATGTCGGGTTCAAATGGAGGAATTTGGATCCAAAACATTCATAGGTGCAGGGAGTGTCGTCTCTCTTGCCGCTCTTTTGTACAAGTATGTACAAAAGTTGCGGCTCTCACTTTCTCATCTCAAACCAGCTTCAAAATGACAGAAATAACACAGCTGCGACAAAGACAGGTAAAAGATATATAAGGAGTAATAACAGCCTTGAGCAACCATAGCAACCATTATGTTTATCAAATGAAAGTAATTCAAATGAATAGATTTATCCACTGATAGATATATTTTGAATGCTCACTGGGGACCTGAAGGAATCAGACAAGTACTTAAGCACCATTTAGATTTTTATCTGTGCACTCGTCTGAAAAATCAAATAAAGCTTTCTGCTATGACCACATCTGTGTTGCATTAAAAGGCCATGTATGAAGACTTAGCGCGCCTGGGAAACAGCTGTAATATAATTTAAAATGAAGAATCCAATATTACTGCACACAAATGGTCTACTAGTAACTTCTCTGCCAGTTTAAAAAATACTTCTGGTTTCTTTTGTTGGCTCTCTGAGATTGGATCTCCATTCAACATGTTGGTCTTAAGCCCTTTGTGTCCATTTTAGCTTAATGCTATGTGTATTGGGCCGGCCATGCGGTTTGCTAGCTAACAGTCAGTTCTGATGCTAAGCTAATCCACGTGAGACATTGGGAACAAGTTACTCCCACAAACATTGTGTAGTTCTGATGACACTTTATAATGAGCAGCTGCAAAAAAGTGATTAATAAATGAGCAAAAGGGCACTTACAAGTTCTTACAACACAGTCGTTGACATCAGTAAATGCATAAAAATATGAATAACCATCTTATTAATACATTTTGGAATGTTGtatcttcttcctttttttaatcCAAACTTAACGTCTTTATAATAAGCATTAGCAGACCAGTTCTAACCTGAACCATGTAGCAATTTGTGTCTAAACTTAACCGTCAGGTCCTGAAATGTCAGCTCCAAATCCTGATTTCCTTTTGCTTTTAAACATactggtgggttttttttcttgtaaTGCTTAATGTTATGTAAACTTCTGCATGCTTATTAATGTGTACAGCTACTTGTTATAACGTGAGACAGTAATTCCTTCGCCTCCTGAGCAGAATATTAGTCAACCAAACTTTTCATAATAATCTTTTGTGCCTTTTGGGTGCTTATGATTATTTACTAATGCAATTAAATCTGTAGATGCCCCAATAATATGTTGACTACGGTGTATGgtttaggcaaaaaaaaaaaaaacaaaaaaaaaaactagaaattAAAGAGTTGCATTCTTATCCAGTTTTCCACGACATGACCTTACAGCGGAAATTCCATTAAATCTACATTTAAATGATTCAATGCAAATGAAGTAAAATAAGAACGTATTATCATAGCATGACTTAAGCTACAGATGAATTAAGAAACATTTTATCACAATGACAGAATTTCCTGAAAATCGTAGACCAGCATTTGAATATTCTTCTGAtaagagaaacagaaagaaaacCAGATGAAGGTGACATTTCGTCCGTCAAAATAAACCCAACACAACAGTTAGTTGAAGGGAATCCCTGCTCAGGACGTTTCCTTTGCAGACGGAGTGGCGTAATCCTCTGAGACAATCTTGATCTGTTGGTTCGATGTCCGGTTTGTTCACATTACATGGGAAACAAACCGTTGTCTGGTCGATACAGGTTTTCTAGCTCTGGTGGCGCTTCATGTGGAGGGCCAGGTGGTCGGAGCGGGAGAAACAGCGGTTACACACGCCGCATTGAAAAGGCTTCGCCCCGGTGTGTTTCCGGAAATGGCGGGTCAGCTCATCAGAACGCGCGAAGCGCCACTCGCAGCCTTCCCACGAGCATCGGTAAGGCTTCTCCCCTGCAACACCGCAGCAAGAAGAACAAAAGACAATATGAAATAGTTGCGGATATTGGGACGGCAATGAACGATTATTTCTTCATTATCGATTAAATGATCAATTGTGTATATTTCTGATTAATCGAGTAATCGTTTAGTCTATAAAATATCCAAAATAATGATAAATGCTCATCACAACTGACAGTGACGTCTTAAAACTGTTAAGCTTGATCTGTCTATCCTGCATAGAACCTACGCAGAGCCTACGCCGTGGCTTACGCAAGCAGCCTACACCGTTGTGAGTGTTCATACTTGTGCGCTGGTGTGTCTGCTCGCTGTGCAATTACACCGCCAGAAGGCTAGTTGGCGGTGGGGTttctatgccactgtgttgttttttCATAGACAGAAATTTCTTCATGTACTTCACAATGGCGACTGAAACTGAGCAGGTCATGTTGGAGTTGGAGCTAATGTTGAACAACAGtttgttttacttaaattcaTGCAATGCAGAAAAGAGAAAATGTCAGAGGAGATGAAGTGTAAGACCACTGAGCCAACTGAGGCAGATTGAGGGGGTATTCTCTGTGCTTGTCCGGCCACTGGGAGACATGGATGAGGAAATGTGTAAGAGGAAATGCAGTGCTACCAAGCAGACCGATCACTGTTTTGGCGGTCAGTGTCGCTGCGACGTGTAGCTACATTTCTGGGGAGGTGCACGTCAGGCTATGGCGTAGCTTATGGCGTAGGTTACGTGGCTACGCCGTACTTATGGCATAGATTCTACACAGAAGGAAAAACTGGCCTTTAGACTGACCAGCGAGAGATATGAATGAGAGAAATACAAGCAAATCTTACAATTTGTGAAGCTGTAATCTGAAAACGTTTGGTGTATTTGATAAATGACTCGAGATTAATAAAACTACCAAAATCTATTGCGAAATTATAATCGATTAATTTTCTGTCAGTTGACTGGTCAATTATCCGATTTATCGCTTCAGCGATGTGTTGTTCCCTAGTACATGTATTGTTCCCTCTCAAATTCAACGATGGACAACAGTACTTGAGATATTAGATATATTCCTCCTACATGCCCCAAATAAACATTCCATGTGTTTCGATGTAGAGGAAGACGTGCTGGTGGTTTACCATACATGTACTTCTATTTTGAGGTGTGAATCATATTTCTTGCCTTATTCTATGGCTGTCCAGCAGATCAGAAAAGTTTAAATGATTTGACTGTGGTAAGATATGGACAGAATACATCTGCCAAGAACATTCTTCTGCCCGGCAACTTAAAGTCACTCCAAAATAACTAACGAGACTCAAAACCATGGGGCGtctgagtagcatagcggtctattccattgcctaccaacacggggatcgtcggttcgagtccccgtgtcacctccggcttgctggggcgtccctacagacaaaattggccgtgtctgcaggtgggaagcggatttgggtatgtgtcctgctgcactagcgcctcctctggtcaatcggggcgcctgtccagaggggagggggaactggggggaatagcatgatcctcccacacgctacgtccccctggtgaaactcttcactgtcaggtgaaaagaagcggctggcgactccgcatgtatcggaggagacatgtggtagtctgcagccctccccggattggcagaaggggtggagcagcgaccaggatggcttggaagagtggggtaattggctggatacaattggagagaaaagggggggtaaaaaaaaaaagactcaaaaCCATTCTTTTGAGTGTTCTTACCAGTGTGGGTCCGGAGATGGGCTTTTAAATGGGAAGACTTGGTATACACTTTCTTGCATCCTAATCGGGGGGGAAAAAGTAATTTAAGGCCGTTGAAGACATACAACAGCACTGCAGATGTAACTAAGGAAGTCTTAAAGTCGGACTGAAATTCAAACAATTTTTTTCCCAGTATTATTCCATAATTCATTTTTTCAAAatttctctttttaaaagagctcccCGTAGATCAGCTTCtaatactcatgatgtcatcagacaccctcatttacatacagccaatcaggtcagatcatcaaaatatgaaaccccgcccactccCTCTCAGTTCTTGAGACAACTAAGAACAGTTATGGAATAAGGTATATAAAACACAATATTATACATTTCCAAATAAGAATTGTTGCTTAATGTTTTATTATGCTGTCTTCAAGGTTTTTAACATGAAAAGTTGAATGTGATTACTGATTTCGGTCTGACTTAAAAACAGGAACAATATTTATAACTTGTACATTTTGTTATCTATTGATAAAGAAGTATAGCTTCAACTTTGTTCTGACCTGGGACGTCACAGTGGTGAATCCGTCTTCTCTCCAGGTCGGGATTATTCCTGCGGTTAAACTTCACTGGAGCTGACTGAGCCAAGACCGGTGACAATGGACCAGCACTCAAATTGGTCTGAAGCGGTCCGGTGGGCTGAATCGGACAGAGACTTGAACTTTGAAGCCTTCCTGAGCTGTGGACTAACCCAGCGAGGGAACTCGGGACGGGAGTTGTATTAGGGCTTTGGGTTGATGCGAGACTTGAAGTCTGACCGGGCTCAAAGTTATGGTTCTGAAAAGTCAATTTGGAGGCAATGCTTGCTTCGTAGGAAGGAGGCGGAGAAAAATTGTGGAGAATCTCTTTTCCTCGGCCCGGACTTGCTGGCTCTGAGTTAGGTGGGGATGGTGGCAAATATGTTGGTCTCTGCTGATGGTTTAAGTATGCGGCTGGTGGGTAAACTTCGTTCGGTGGCCCACTTAATGTCTTTTCAGAGTTTTGGACGGGGCCTAAATGGACATTCCCAAGAGGAAGACTTAATGGGCAAGTATGGATGCCACTTTGCAAATCCGAGTTCACCTGCACGCCATGAATCAGCTGGTCCAAATCAGAGTTCAGCAGCTGGACCATGGTTACATCCTGAAAGTCCACAGATGACAGTTCCTGTTTGACCAAGAAGTTGCTGCCGGTTGTATCAGCCATACTGAAAACAGCTGGGTATTCTGGGAGATTTGGTGGCACTCTGGTGTCCTGACAGCCGGGATGGACGAGGGGGTGGGAAAGAGGCTCTGTCTTGAAGGGCCTCATAGGCCTGCAGAGGGCAGGGTGCAGGTAGGAGATGTCCGGAAGCAGTAAGCTCATGTTAATGCTGTAAGGACAGCTGAGGTCCTCGCTGAAGGAAGGCTCGAGCATTAGAGCGCTGTCCCGGCACAACGCCTTGGGGTCTCCTAATCCCTGCTGGTGGAGAGAAGGATAGCTGTTCATCTCTGATTTACCCTGAAACAAAGATAAAGCCATATTATTATATGTCTGTGTGACTGAATCAACCATCATGTATGCTGAAACATTTTGAGCCCTGTGAATAACACAGCCAGTTTTAATGTGAGACTAATGTGAAACAAGTATTTGGTTCATTGGATTATCTTCTGATTTTTATATATTTTCTTCCTCTATCACTTGATATAAGAGCGGAAAATAGAGTGACCAGGTCAATAGTCAGCAGTGAAGAATGTATCATGGACGCTGAACTCCCCAGTAGGCTGATGTCACATTCCCACCTCTCCCGTAAAACCATTCATACCAGGCCCCAAAAAAAGACCAGCTGACTAATGCAAAACCTCCACCACATATCCACTCCATTTCCACACTGATGCAAACCATCGTGTACCACAAAATAACAAAACACGAGCCTGGAAGTATCTGTCACTCCATCATATTGGGAAGTAAATAGGCACGAAGCTGTACTTGAGTAAATATGACCACATTAAAGAACTTCTCCTGTCCTGTCAGTCTGACTCATAAAGCTGCAGCCCTGAAGGAATGCTGCTGGTCTGACTTAGAGAAATGCATGGCTGAAATTAGACCATCCAGCCACATAAATGCATCCTCTTCCTCAGTTTCATGTCCCAAGTATGCATCTGTATGATTTAACCTACCCCTATACTGCCTGGACATATTTAGTCTACTTGTCATAGAAGGTCAGCATCTGCTCAGTCAGTGAAAGTGGAGGGATTCAGCCAAAAGGAGGCAACGACATTTTTTATTAGGAAGCTATTAATATTCGACCTGAATCTGTTCTGTCAAATAGCCTGTTTCTGTTGCCCTGCAATCCAAATTTAATATCGTCAACTGCAGGTCACGAGACAGATTCCATATGCTAATTAAGGGCACCATACGGTGCCCTTAATTATCGCCAAATGATACTATGGTATCTTTGGTAATAATAGAAACGGGATGAGATAAGGGATCCTTACCAAATGATAATGGTGAAATGTGGAAGTTCCCGTGGTCGCATCCCTGCTGTTGGAGAACACTTGTCCGTGATCCTCAACCTTCAGTCCGGCTCTGCTGACAGACGACGATGCGTCCTGCTCCGGAGCGACCCAGACGGGATCACTTAACACAGAGGCCATTAAGGCGGATATAATTCCCAGCGAACCCGAAATGCTCAGAAAATGAATGCAGCATATGTATTATTTTGTGATTCAAACAAATGTCACAACAAGGCAGGCGGCAGCTGTCAGCAGGCGTTCATTCTCCtctcgtgttttttttttgttttttttttttgcgctgcCTTGTCAAGTTACGCAACCGCTGCGTGCGTCTCCGTGCAGGGCGGAGCTGCACATGCAGAAAACAGACAGGACAGGCAGAACACGCCGAGGTTCGGCCGACACCTCTGGGCTCCCACCGGAACCTGGACCGCCGCGACACAAGAAACAAAGAACACGTGGGAATCAAGATGCTACGAGGACCCATGCAACTTGTGAAGTTGCACGGGTCCATACGTCAGCCCTTTACCCACAATCTCATGACaagaacaaagaaaaagaaaaagaaaagaaaagaaaagatgggTGACTCATGAATTTCACCGCTCGTGAATTCCGCGGTGTGCCGAGCGTGCAGGTTAATGTGCGTCAGCATCAATGGAAGGCTTGGCCCTGAATTGTTTTCGTTGGCGTTGCCTCCCAGCGTCGCTTGCGTCGGGGTTTGGCTGATCTGGAAGGAGGGTGTCACCTTCACAAACAAACTTGAAAATCAAACTCGCTCCGTTTCAAACTCGCTCCTCCAGCAACGTCATTCATTCGTGTTCAGTTTCAGCTGCGCCCCGCACGCAGGTTCCTCTCTCACTTTGCCACCCGTCGTCCATCCCTTCCACCGTCAACCACGTTGTCTCTGTCCGCAGGCGCAGCTGCTCGGTGTCTGGCTATAACATGGCAATATGTGTGTTGTGGTAATACGGTGATACAACTCCggtgttgtcattccctggtcttaatggCTGCATTGCAGTAAAGAGGGACCGTTTTCTTAACTTCTTCCGCTGTTTTAGTGACACGAGCAGTGAATGTCTCTACCTGCCTTCCCATCGTGTCCTCGTTACTCATGAtcgaagaaggttgaaccagttcatttgGCTGCAacgtttattggggggggggatgtttcattactcatcgaagtgacttcttcagtctcaaccgactgcaggtatccccgcccttataagcaatacagtggcatcacgaccgaaaccagcgaccagtttcatatgcaagtatggGCATGGCCATTAACTGGtttttcagtggccatgtgtgcagaggatttgggaatagttgcaatcacagcattgcaaaatggccatctgtgttaagagggaaggaccatccctgaaccgggcgaGGGGGGGCTAAagacccttttccactacatggtactggctcaactcgacttgcccttttgtcgttttccattactgtaaagTACCGGCatgttggtaactgttaccacgttTCCGGAACCAACGTTGTCgaggtttaaaacaaaaaaaaaacaaaaaactggagcgggtaccaaagtcAGTGCCATCCGTTCTCATTATTTCTCCTTCGATTCTGAGAAACCACGCTTGTTTGGGGCCGTCtcaatagcggaaggctacgttCGCCTACCCGtgatcctcagcgagtttgaaagtcgtgctgaATGTCACgaaaaaaataaatggaaaattcgtgtccatgtacacaaatcaatagattaaatgtcgtggctatttcacgaactgccgtgagactgggtagacgttaaataccgaagcggtccAGGCGGAGTTATCTTAAGAGCGCATTTTGAaatggggagaggggggggggggcgaaaaccCACGCCGTGGTCT comes from Lampris incognitus isolate fLamInc1 chromosome 11, fLamInc1.hap2, whole genome shotgun sequence and encodes:
- the klf5b gene encoding Krueppel-like factor 5, producing MASVLSDPVWVAPEQDASSSVSRAGLKVEDHGQVFSNSRDATTGTSTFHHYHLGKSEMNSYPSLHQQGLGDPKALCRDSALMLEPSFSEDLSCPYSINMSLLLPDISYLHPALCRPMRPFKTEPLSHPLVHPGCQDTRVPPNLPEYPAVFSMADTTGSNFLVKQELSSVDFQDVTMVQLLNSDLDQLIHGVQVNSDLQSGIHTCPLSLPLGNVHLGPVQNSEKTLSGPPNEVYPPAAYLNHQQRPTYLPPSPPNSEPASPGRGKEILHNFSPPPSYEASIASKLTFQNHNFEPGQTSSLASTQSPNTTPVPSSLAGLVHSSGRLQSSSLCPIQPTGPLQTNLSAGPLSPVLAQSAPVKFNRRNNPDLERRRIHHCDVPGCKKVYTKSSHLKAHLRTHTGEKPYRCSWEGCEWRFARSDELTRHFRKHTGAKPFQCGVCNRCFSRSDHLALHMKRHQS